One genomic window of Polyangium aurulentum includes the following:
- a CDS encoding CBS domain-containing protein: MQAKKPTVADYMTRSPHAIGFDQPLSRAQELMSEQRIRHLPVLSGGRLVGLISERDVAFVEGLRELNPRPLRVDEAMTPIPYAVAPDTPLVKVAREMFQHRYGSAVVLEEGKVLGVFTTTDALRALADALDAKE, encoded by the coding sequence ATGCAAGCGAAAAAGCCCACGGTCGCCGACTACATGACCCGAAGCCCTCACGCGATCGGCTTCGATCAGCCCCTCTCTCGCGCGCAGGAGCTGATGAGCGAGCAGCGCATCCGGCACCTGCCCGTCCTGAGCGGCGGCAGGCTGGTCGGCTTGATCTCCGAGCGCGACGTGGCGTTCGTCGAGGGGCTGCGCGAGCTCAATCCGCGCCCGCTGCGCGTCGACGAGGCGATGACGCCCATCCCTTATGCCGTCGCGCCCGATACCCCGCTCGTGAAGGTCGCGCGCGAGATGTTCCAGCACCGCTACGGCTCGGCCGTCGTGCTCGAGGAAGGCAAGGTGCTCGGCGTGTTCACGACGACCGACGCGCTGCGGGCGCTGGCCGACGCGCTCGATGCGAAGGAATGA
- a CDS encoding Hcp family type VI secretion system effector, producing MALNAYLKLKGQKQGEIKGSVTQKGRENKIMVIATSHEIISPRDAASGLPTGKRMHKPFVITKEIDKSSPLLYNALVNNENISDWELQFWTPQIKAQQGVGTEVNHYTVRLYNANIASINFRMANNKHPELMKFAEYEEVAFTYQKIEWTWNDGGIMAMDDWESPVA from the coding sequence ATGGCTCTCAATGCGTACCTCAAGCTCAAGGGTCAGAAGCAGGGTGAGATCAAGGGCTCGGTGACCCAGAAGGGTCGCGAGAACAAGATCATGGTGATCGCGACCTCGCACGAGATCATCAGCCCCCGCGACGCGGCCAGCGGCCTGCCGACCGGCAAGCGCATGCACAAGCCGTTCGTGATCACCAAGGAGATCGATAAGTCGTCGCCGCTCCTCTACAACGCCCTCGTCAACAACGAGAACATCTCGGACTGGGAGCTCCAGTTCTGGACGCCGCAAATCAAGGCGCAGCAGGGCGTTGGCACCGAGGTCAACCACTACACGGTTCGCCTCTACAACGCGAACATCGCGTCCATCAACTTCCGCATGGCGAACAACAAGCACCCCGAGCTCATGAAGTTCGCCGAGTACGAGGAGGTCGCCTTCACGTACCAGAAGATCGAGTGGACGTGGAACGACGGCGGCATCATGGCCATGGACGACTGGGAGTCGC
- a CDS encoding Hcp family type VI secretion system effector, whose amino-acid sequence MALNAYLKLKGQKQGEIKGSVTQKGRENKIMVIATSHEIISPRDAASGLPTGKRMHKPFVITKEIDKSSPLLYNALVNNENISEWELQYWTPQIKATQGVGTEVQHYTVRLINANIASINFRMANNKHPELMKFAEYEEVSFTYQKIEWTWNDGGIMAMDDWESPVV is encoded by the coding sequence ATGGCTCTCAATGCGTATCTGAAGCTGAAGGGGCAGAAGCAGGGCGAGATCAAGGGCTCCGTGACCCAGAAGGGCCGCGAGAACAAGATCATGGTGATCGCGACCTCGCACGAGATCATCAGCCCGCGTGACGCCGCCAGCGGTCTGCCGACCGGCAAGCGCATGCACAAGCCGTTCGTCATCACCAAGGAGATCGACAAGTCGTCGCCGCTCCTCTACAACGCCCTCGTCAACAACGAGAACATCTCGGAGTGGGAGCTGCAGTACTGGACCCCCCAGATCAAGGCCACGCAGGGCGTCGGCACCGAGGTGCAGCACTACACGGTGCGCCTGATCAACGCGAACATCGCGTCGATCAACTTCCGCATGGCGAACAACAAGCACCCCGAGCTCATGAAGTTCGCCGAGTACGAGGAGGTCTCCTTCACGTACCAGAAGATCGAGTGGACGTGGAACGACGGCGGCATCATGGCGATGGACGACTGGGAGTCGCCCGTCGTCTGA
- a CDS encoding response regulator: MQSPWTVLIIDDSPDDRAEAKACLLRGSTRPYVFLEAETGADGLGLFGRQGGRRIDCVVVDFSLPDMDAVEILEALPRDPAVPDLLAVPVVVLTGSAAGDENRLVLRAGAQDFVGKAWLTPASLTRALENAIERHAMARERQRLLVELSAKQTAVQEAAARIEAIVHAVPDGIITLDERGTIQSVNPAAEQIFAYRAPEMVGHDVSMIVPLSSGAEGEGSARWMRAQGEHKGRRKDGSEFPIELTISEAQLEGRRIFAGIVRDITERSRAEEERRRLLDNERTARGDAERANRLKDEFLATLSHELRTPLTAILGWTHILLNNMAGPEKLEQGLQVIHRNARIQEQLVADLLDMSRIISGKLRLDFQPLNLALVVEAAVEAIRPTAEAKGIRIQRIMESIDEPMHGDATRLQQVVWNLLSNAVKFTPQGGKVKVVVSLGEGGVEIAVSDSGKGIKPEFLPHVFERFRQADASATREHGGLGLGLSIVKQLVDLHGGRVRVDSPGEGLGATFTVELPLAAAPAPRVPGPRPSTMPPNEVRRRFDRRELRGVKVLVVDDEPDTRDVVKRILEECEAEVITAASAEDGFERLIAAKPDVLVSDIGMPGQDGHEFIRRVRAAGKAIPAVALTAFARREDKERALLAGYQAHVAKPVVPSELLATVASLSEHGHAEQKDEQAAP; the protein is encoded by the coding sequence ATGCAATCGCCCTGGACCGTGCTCATCATCGACGACTCCCCCGACGACCGCGCGGAGGCCAAGGCTTGCCTCTTGCGCGGATCGACGAGGCCGTACGTGTTCCTCGAAGCCGAGACCGGAGCCGACGGCCTCGGCCTGTTCGGGCGCCAGGGCGGGCGCCGCATCGATTGCGTCGTCGTCGATTTCAGCCTCCCCGACATGGACGCGGTGGAGATCCTCGAAGCCTTGCCGCGAGACCCCGCCGTGCCCGATCTGCTGGCCGTGCCGGTCGTGGTGCTGACGGGCTCGGCCGCGGGGGACGAGAACAGGCTCGTGCTGCGCGCCGGGGCGCAGGATTTCGTGGGCAAGGCGTGGCTGACGCCGGCGAGCCTGACGCGCGCGCTCGAGAATGCAATCGAGCGGCACGCGATGGCCCGCGAGCGTCAGCGGCTCCTGGTCGAGCTGTCGGCGAAGCAAACGGCCGTGCAGGAGGCGGCCGCGCGCATCGAGGCGATCGTGCACGCGGTCCCCGACGGAATCATCACCCTCGACGAGCGCGGCACCATTCAATCGGTGAACCCCGCCGCAGAGCAGATCTTCGCCTACCGCGCCCCGGAGATGGTGGGCCACGACGTGTCGATGATCGTGCCCCTCTCGAGCGGCGCCGAAGGCGAGGGGAGCGCGCGGTGGATGCGGGCGCAGGGCGAGCACAAGGGGCGGCGCAAGGACGGCAGCGAATTCCCGATCGAGCTGACCATCAGCGAGGCGCAGCTCGAGGGACGCCGCATCTTCGCGGGCATCGTCCGTGATATCACCGAGCGCTCGCGGGCCGAGGAGGAGCGCAGGCGGCTGCTCGACAACGAGCGCACGGCGAGGGGCGACGCCGAGCGGGCGAACCGGCTGAAAGACGAGTTTCTGGCGACGCTCTCGCACGAGCTGCGCACGCCGCTGACGGCCATCCTCGGCTGGACGCACATCCTGCTCAACAACATGGCGGGGCCGGAGAAGCTCGAGCAAGGCTTGCAGGTGATTCACCGCAATGCCCGCATCCAGGAGCAGCTCGTCGCCGACCTGCTCGACATGAGCCGCATCATCTCGGGCAAGCTGCGCCTCGATTTCCAGCCCTTGAACCTCGCGCTCGTGGTCGAGGCCGCGGTGGAGGCCATTCGCCCGACGGCGGAGGCGAAGGGAATTCGCATCCAGCGCATCATGGAGTCGATCGACGAGCCCATGCACGGCGACGCGACGCGGCTGCAGCAGGTCGTGTGGAACCTGCTGTCGAACGCGGTCAAGTTCACGCCCCAGGGCGGCAAGGTGAAGGTCGTGGTGTCGCTCGGCGAGGGCGGCGTCGAGATTGCGGTGAGCGACTCGGGCAAGGGCATCAAGCCCGAGTTCTTGCCCCACGTCTTCGAGCGATTCAGGCAAGCCGACGCGTCGGCCACGCGCGAGCACGGCGGGCTCGGACTCGGCCTGTCGATCGTGAAGCAGCTCGTCGATCTGCACGGCGGGCGCGTGCGGGTCGATAGCCCTGGAGAGGGCCTCGGCGCGACGTTCACGGTGGAGCTGCCGCTCGCGGCGGCGCCGGCCCCGCGCGTGCCGGGCCCGAGGCCCTCGACCATGCCGCCGAACGAGGTCCGCAGGCGCTTCGACCGGCGCGAGCTGCGCGGGGTGAAGGTCCTCGTGGTGGACGACGAGCCCGACACGCGCGACGTGGTAAAACGCATCCTCGAGGAGTGCGAGGCAGAGGTCATCACGGCGGCTTCGGCGGAGGACGGGTTCGAGCGGCTCATCGCGGCCAAGCCGGACGTGCTCGTGAGCGACATTGGAATGCCCGGCCAGGACGGGCACGAGTTCATCCGGCGGGTGCGGGCCGCGGGGAAGGCAATCCCTGCCGTCGCATTGACGGCGTTCGCGCGGCGCGAGGACAAGGAGCGGGCCCTGCTCGCGGGCTACCAGGCGCACGTCGCCAAACCCGTGGTGCCCTCCGAGCTGCTCGCCACGGTCGCCTCCCTCTCGGAGCACGGGCACGCCGAGCAGAAGGACGAGCAGGCAGCTCCCTGA
- a CDS encoding AAA family ATPase codes for MTNFRRFRGTDRYLTNDALEAAVNCALALERPLLVKGEPGTGKTLLAESIAEALEAELIPWHVKSTTKAQDGLYVYDTVQRLYDSRFGDGDVRDIRRYIKLGPLGRALAAEKRVVLLIDEVDKADLEFPNDLLHELDRMRFRVTETGDEYAAKERPVVVITSNNEKELPDAFLRRCVFHFIDFPEAEFMRRIVSVHHPDLPTQLVDQVLGVFYEIRGMTRLRKRPSTSELIDWIAVLRKAGVAEVRLEQTLPFVGALLKKEQDLVAFADQLAGGRKYRS; via the coding sequence ATGACGAACTTCCGCCGCTTCCGCGGCACGGATCGGTACCTCACGAACGACGCCCTCGAGGCCGCCGTGAACTGCGCCCTCGCGCTCGAGCGCCCCCTTCTCGTCAAGGGCGAGCCCGGCACGGGCAAGACGCTGCTCGCCGAGTCGATCGCCGAGGCGCTCGAGGCCGAGCTCATTCCCTGGCACGTCAAGAGCACCACCAAGGCGCAGGACGGCCTGTACGTGTACGACACCGTGCAGCGCCTCTACGACTCGCGCTTCGGCGACGGCGACGTGCGCGATATCCGGCGTTACATCAAGCTCGGCCCGCTCGGGCGCGCGCTCGCGGCCGAAAAGCGCGTGGTGCTGCTCATCGACGAGGTCGACAAGGCCGACCTCGAGTTCCCGAACGATCTTTTGCACGAGCTCGACCGCATGCGCTTCCGCGTGACCGAGACCGGCGACGAGTACGCGGCCAAGGAGCGCCCCGTCGTGGTGATCACGAGCAACAACGAGAAAGAGCTGCCGGACGCATTCTTGCGCCGCTGCGTCTTTCATTTCATCGATTTCCCCGAAGCCGAGTTCATGCGCCGCATCGTCTCCGTGCACCACCCGGACCTGCCGACGCAGCTCGTCGATCAGGTGCTCGGCGTGTTCTACGAGATCCGCGGCATGACGCGGCTGCGCAAGCGCCCCTCCACGAGCGAGCTCATCGACTGGATCGCCGTCCTGCGCAAGGCAGGCGTCGCCGAGGTGCGGCTCGAGCAGACGCTGCCGTTCGTGGGCGCGCTGCTCAAGAAAGAGCAGGACCTCGTCGCATTCGCAGACCAGCTCGCGGGCGGCCGGAAGTACCGTTCGTAA
- a CDS encoding phosphotransferase family protein, giving the protein MTKPHTPDLEDEIGELVGAVMPRATVLGVERLGPDEEPGAEGTGKAIGYGVPLRIRVRAADGAERDLCLHTAKPDDFGHDRRADRAANTILAFDTFGDLPRHVRALDVGAVMTDGRLVSLRDSGEYYLVTEYVEGHVYAEDLRRIAHDRAITETDVSRCDALARLLAEIHSVRKDAPAIYRRAIRDLVGHGEGIFGLVDGYPDGVPMAPPERLLAIERRCLEWRWKLKDRVDRLARTHGDFHPFNLVFDRAGAPVLLDTSRGSAGDPADDVMCLAINYVFFALEAPGSWRGGFGTLWRRFFERYLDCTGDHGIFSVAAPFLAWRALVLCNPRWYPSIHASTRDALLGMVERALDAPQFDPNDVERLFP; this is encoded by the coding sequence ATGACGAAGCCGCATACGCCCGACCTCGAAGACGAAATCGGCGAGCTGGTGGGCGCGGTGATGCCGAGGGCCACCGTGCTCGGCGTCGAGCGCCTCGGGCCTGACGAGGAGCCGGGCGCGGAGGGAACGGGCAAGGCGATCGGCTATGGCGTGCCGCTGCGGATCCGGGTGCGTGCGGCGGACGGCGCCGAGCGCGATCTGTGCTTGCACACGGCCAAGCCCGACGATTTCGGGCACGACCGGCGTGCGGATCGGGCAGCGAATACGATCCTCGCGTTCGACACGTTCGGCGATTTGCCGAGGCACGTGCGGGCGCTCGACGTGGGCGCGGTGATGACGGACGGGCGGCTCGTGTCGCTGCGCGACAGCGGCGAGTATTACCTGGTCACCGAATACGTCGAGGGGCACGTCTACGCCGAGGATCTGCGGCGCATCGCGCACGACCGCGCGATCACGGAGACGGACGTGTCGCGCTGCGACGCGCTCGCGCGGCTCCTCGCGGAGATCCATTCGGTTCGCAAGGACGCGCCTGCCATTTACCGCCGCGCCATTCGCGACCTGGTAGGGCACGGCGAGGGGATCTTCGGGCTCGTCGATGGTTATCCGGACGGGGTGCCGATGGCGCCGCCGGAGCGGCTGCTCGCGATCGAGCGGCGCTGCCTCGAGTGGCGCTGGAAGCTGAAGGATCGCGTCGACAGGCTGGCGCGCACGCACGGCGATTTCCACCCGTTCAACCTGGTCTTCGACCGGGCAGGGGCCCCCGTGCTGCTCGACACGAGCCGCGGCTCGGCCGGCGACCCCGCGGACGACGTCATGTGCCTGGCCATCAACTACGTCTTCTTCGCCCTGGAGGCGCCGGGCTCGTGGCGCGGGGGGTTCGGGACGCTGTGGCGCAGGTTCTTCGAGAGGTATCTCGATTGCACGGGTGATCACGGAATCTTTTCGGTGGCCGCGCCTTTCCTCGCGTGGCGTGCGCTGGTCCTCTGCAATCCGCGGTGGTATCCTTCGATTCACGCGAGCACCCGGGACGCGCTGCTCGGCATGGTCGAGCGCGCGCTCGACGCGCCGCAATTCGACCCGAACGACGTGGAGAGGTTGTTCCCATGA
- a CDS encoding adenylyl-sulfate kinase, giving the protein MKGAVVWITGLPSAGKSVLAERTWMRLVHDKTPSVLLDGDAVRAALRPPPGYGEEARADFYETLANLAAMLARQGLVVLVPATAHRRAFREKAREVAPRFVEVYVNSPPETCAERDAKGLYAAAREGKLGGLPGVDIPYEPPESPDVTALGGYDEVAVAKIVRAVM; this is encoded by the coding sequence ATGAAGGGAGCGGTGGTTTGGATCACGGGGCTGCCTTCGGCGGGCAAGTCGGTGCTCGCGGAGCGGACGTGGATGCGGCTCGTGCACGACAAGACGCCGAGCGTGCTGCTCGACGGGGACGCGGTGCGCGCGGCGCTTCGTCCGCCGCCTGGCTATGGCGAGGAGGCGCGGGCCGATTTCTACGAGACGCTCGCGAACCTCGCGGCCATGCTGGCGCGTCAGGGGCTCGTGGTGCTGGTGCCGGCGACGGCGCACCGGCGGGCATTTCGCGAAAAGGCCCGCGAGGTGGCGCCGCGCTTCGTGGAGGTGTACGTGAATTCGCCCCCCGAGACGTGCGCCGAGCGGGATGCGAAGGGCCTGTATGCGGCGGCGCGCGAGGGCAAGCTCGGGGGGCTGCCCGGCGTGGACATCCCCTACGAGCCGCCCGAATCCCCCGACGTGACCGCGCTCGGAGGCTACGACGAGGTGGCCGTCGCCAAAATCGTGCGCGCCGTGATGTGA
- a CDS encoding FAD-binding oxidoreductase → MDCSSAAGTRPLAEAAIAPFAASLRGALLRPGEPGYDDARHLYNAMIDRRPALIARCAGPEDVAAGVAFAREHGLLLAIKGGGHNVAGSALCDGGLVLDLSGMRAVRVDPEARTARAEGGATWGDFDRATQAHGLATTGGAISSTGIAGLTLGGGLGMLMRKHGLTCDNLVAADVVLADGRRVRASESEEPDLFWALRGGGGNFGAVTAFEYRIHPRGPVLAGSVFYPFEKARQFLRIYRDLTANAPDDLTLYAILLHTPDGAPAMGLQICHAGEHDEGRRLLRPLDELGAPIAGGFGPTPYVEMQCSLDRAFPPGLLNYWKSNFLRALSDDAIDDLIDRFRAVPSPLPIIMLEHLGGAVARVPHGATAFCHRDTPYNLFIVSRWTDPAVTGAHVAWARDLWRAMERFSAGGVYVNYLGEGESARVPSAYGPSYARLADLKRRYDPTNLFRVNQNVSPAKAA, encoded by the coding sequence ATGGATTGTTCGAGCGCGGCCGGGACGAGGCCGCTTGCCGAGGCCGCGATCGCTCCCTTCGCCGCATCCCTGCGCGGCGCGCTCCTGCGCCCGGGCGAGCCGGGCTACGACGACGCACGTCACCTCTATAATGCGATGATCGACCGGCGGCCGGCGCTGATCGCGCGCTGCGCGGGCCCCGAGGACGTGGCCGCGGGCGTTGCGTTCGCGCGCGAGCACGGGCTTCTCCTTGCGATCAAAGGCGGCGGCCACAACGTCGCCGGCAGCGCGCTCTGCGACGGCGGCCTGGTCCTCGACCTGTCCGGCATGCGCGCCGTGCGCGTCGACCCCGAGGCCCGCACGGCCCGCGCCGAGGGGGGCGCCACCTGGGGCGATTTCGATCGCGCGACGCAGGCGCACGGCCTCGCGACGACCGGCGGGGCCATCTCGAGCACCGGAATCGCGGGCCTGACGCTCGGCGGGGGCCTCGGCATGCTGATGCGCAAGCACGGCCTCACCTGCGACAACCTCGTCGCGGCCGACGTCGTGCTCGCCGACGGGCGCCGCGTGCGCGCGAGCGAATCGGAAGAGCCCGACCTCTTCTGGGCCCTGCGCGGCGGCGGCGGCAATTTCGGCGCGGTCACCGCGTTCGAATACCGCATCCACCCCCGCGGCCCGGTGCTCGCCGGCTCCGTCTTCTATCCATTCGAAAAGGCGCGCCAGTTTCTGCGCATCTACCGCGACCTCACGGCAAACGCGCCCGACGACCTCACCCTGTACGCAATCCTCCTGCACACGCCCGACGGCGCCCCGGCGATGGGCCTTCAGATCTGCCACGCCGGCGAGCACGACGAGGGCAGGCGCCTGCTCCGGCCCCTCGACGAGCTGGGCGCCCCGATCGCGGGCGGCTTCGGGCCCACGCCCTACGTCGAGATGCAATGCTCGCTCGATCGGGCGTTTCCCCCGGGGCTGCTCAATTACTGGAAATCGAATTTCCTGCGCGCGCTCTCGGACGACGCGATCGACGACCTCATCGACCGCTTCCGGGCCGTGCCCTCGCCCCTGCCGATCATCATGCTCGAGCACCTGGGCGGCGCGGTCGCGCGCGTCCCTCACGGCGCCACCGCGTTTTGCCATCGCGACACGCCCTACAACCTCTTCATCGTCTCGCGCTGGACCGATCCGGCTGTGACGGGGGCGCACGTCGCGTGGGCGCGGGACCTGTGGCGTGCGATGGAGCGCTTTTCGGCAGGGGGCGTGTACGTCAATTACCTCGGCGAGGGGGAGTCGGCCCGCGTGCCCTCCGCCTACGGCCCGAGCTATGCGCGGCTCGCGGACCTCAAGCGCAGGTACGATCCGACGAACCTGTTCCGCGTCAATCAGAACGTCTCGCCAGCGAAGGCGGCGTGA
- a CDS encoding ATP-binding protein, which yields MSDADPTETTAWASGPYSIKRHGVTITNCDSEPVQTPGCIQSHGALLALRPSDLTILQASENSARWLGKEPEALLGKSAEVVLGEALADKLRALLASEPIERNPLYAFTVQPAGREPLDATVHTNDGLALLEFEALGHDDRGNGLDHYTLVKTTVARLQAAGTVKAFCQVAAEEVRRITGLDRVMVYRFHADDSGEVFAEAKRDDLPSWYGLRYPAHDIPRPAREIFKRIWIRPVPDVTAPVQEMVPLVNPDTGKPLEMTYCALRGPSVMYTEYLQNMGVSAALTLSIVRDGALWGLIACHHYSTAKFPYQMRASAELMAQVVSLQLKSAEERESLEYRVRLDDVHQTLLSRAATEGGLATMVEPRPSLLDGIESGGVAIYHREKWWTAGKTPSEKALDALSQWLRASPHLFTEGRPVYATDALSSIYEPAEEYQDVASGVLAVPISREWRSFVFWFRPETVHTVHWGGNPHEMPKVTGPHGPRLTPRASFELWKETVHGRSLPWKAVEIEAALKLRLLVMDLVVSRAEELAALNANLARSNEELDAFAYVASHDLKEPLRGIHKYGHYLLEEAKTGQPLSPQGMARIESLLRLTVRMDGLLEALLHFSRVGRVDSEHHEASLEDVVREAVEMLGARVIESGADIRVPRPLPHIHCDRVRAREVVANLIDNALKYNTSEQKWVEIGYVGPGEAPPFDIRAPFPDAAAGSTVYYVRDNGIGIDPKHYGQVFRMFKRLHARDAYGGGSGAGLTIAKKIVEREGGILWVDSAVGKGSTFFFTLPVDRTLEGRPG from the coding sequence ATGAGCGATGCCGACCCTACAGAGACGACCGCATGGGCGAGCGGCCCGTACAGCATCAAGCGCCACGGTGTCACGATCACGAACTGCGACAGCGAGCCCGTGCAGACGCCCGGGTGCATCCAGTCGCACGGCGCGCTGCTCGCCTTGCGGCCGTCGGACCTGACGATCCTGCAAGCCAGCGAGAATAGCGCGCGCTGGCTCGGAAAGGAGCCCGAGGCGCTCCTCGGCAAGAGCGCCGAGGTCGTGCTCGGTGAAGCGCTCGCCGACAAGCTCAGGGCCCTCCTCGCGAGCGAGCCGATCGAGCGCAACCCCCTCTACGCATTCACCGTCCAGCCCGCGGGCCGCGAGCCGCTCGACGCGACGGTCCACACCAACGACGGCCTCGCGCTGCTCGAATTCGAGGCGCTGGGGCACGACGACCGCGGAAACGGGCTCGACCATTACACGCTGGTCAAGACGACCGTGGCGCGCCTGCAGGCGGCAGGGACCGTCAAGGCCTTCTGCCAGGTCGCCGCCGAGGAGGTCCGCCGCATCACGGGGCTCGACCGCGTGATGGTGTACCGCTTCCACGCCGACGACAGCGGCGAGGTCTTCGCCGAGGCAAAGCGCGACGACCTGCCCTCGTGGTACGGCCTGCGCTACCCGGCCCACGACATCCCGAGGCCCGCCCGCGAGATCTTCAAGCGCATCTGGATCCGCCCCGTGCCCGACGTGACGGCGCCCGTCCAGGAGATGGTCCCGCTCGTGAACCCGGACACGGGCAAACCCCTCGAGATGACCTATTGCGCGCTGCGTGGCCCGTCGGTCATGTACACCGAATACCTCCAGAACATGGGGGTCTCCGCGGCCCTGACGCTGTCGATCGTCCGCGATGGCGCGCTGTGGGGCCTCATCGCGTGCCATCATTACTCGACCGCGAAGTTCCCCTATCAGATGCGCGCCTCGGCCGAGCTGATGGCGCAGGTGGTCTCGCTGCAATTGAAGAGCGCCGAGGAGCGCGAGAGCCTCGAGTACCGCGTGCGGCTCGACGACGTGCACCAGACGCTGCTCTCCCGCGCGGCCACCGAGGGCGGGCTCGCCACCATGGTCGAGCCCAGGCCGAGCCTGCTCGACGGAATCGAGTCCGGCGGCGTCGCCATCTACCACCGGGAGAAGTGGTGGACCGCGGGGAAGACACCGTCGGAGAAGGCGCTCGACGCCTTGTCGCAATGGCTGCGCGCGAGCCCGCATCTGTTCACCGAAGGCCGCCCCGTGTACGCGACCGACGCGCTCTCGTCGATCTACGAGCCGGCGGAAGAATACCAGGACGTCGCGAGCGGGGTGCTCGCCGTGCCCATCTCGCGCGAATGGCGCAGCTTCGTCTTCTGGTTCCGCCCCGAGACGGTGCATACCGTGCATTGGGGCGGCAATCCCCACGAGATGCCCAAGGTCACGGGCCCGCACGGCCCGCGGCTGACGCCCCGCGCCTCGTTCGAGCTGTGGAAGGAGACCGTGCACGGGCGCTCCTTGCCCTGGAAGGCGGTGGAGATCGAGGCGGCGCTGAAGCTGCGGCTCCTGGTGATGGACCTCGTGGTGAGCCGCGCCGAGGAGCTGGCCGCGCTGAACGCGAACCTCGCCCGCTCGAACGAGGAGCTCGACGCATTCGCCTACGTCGCGAGCCACGACCTGAAGGAGCCCTTGCGCGGCATCCACAAGTACGGGCATTACCTCCTCGAGGAGGCGAAGACCGGGCAGCCGCTGAGCCCCCAGGGCATGGCGCGGATCGAGTCGCTCCTGCGCCTGACCGTGCGGATGGATGGGCTGCTCGAGGCGCTCCTGCACTTCTCGCGCGTCGGAAGGGTGGACTCCGAGCACCACGAGGCCTCGCTCGAGGACGTCGTGCGCGAGGCGGTGGAGATGCTGGGCGCGCGGGTGATCGAGAGCGGCGCCGACATCCGCGTCCCGCGTCCCTTGCCGCACATCCATTGCGACCGCGTCCGCGCCCGCGAGGTGGTGGCGAACCTCATCGACAACGCGCTCAAATACAACACGAGCGAGCAGAAATGGGTGGAGATCGGCTACGTCGGGCCCGGCGAGGCGCCGCCCTTCGACATCCGCGCGCCCTTCCCCGACGCGGCCGCGGGCAGCACGGTCTACTACGTCCGCGATAACGGGATCGGGATCGACCCCAAGCATTACGGGCAGGTCTTCCGCATGTTCAAGCGCTTGCACGCGCGCGACGCGTATGGCGGCGGCTCGGGCGCGGGCCTCACGATCGCGAAGAAGATCGTCGAGCGCGAGGGCGGGATCCTGTGGGTGGACTCGGCGGTCGGGAAGGGCTCGACCTTCTTTTTCACGCTCCCCGTCGACAGGACCCTGGAAGGGAGGCCCGGATGA
- a CDS encoding response regulator encodes MSSLRLRPILIVEDSDEDYDTAITAIARVGIPNPVLRAQDGDECLELLASAAKAAASESFALVLLDLSLPGTDGRDVLQALRAVPNLRRLPVVVLTTSGSSRDCDACYEAGANAFHKKPVRFDEHLAVLEEIFRYWCRHVVLPAAELRPRVSH; translated from the coding sequence ATGAGCTCGCTACGCCTTCGCCCCATCCTGATCGTCGAGGATTCGGACGAGGATTACGACACGGCGATCACGGCGATCGCGCGCGTCGGCATCCCGAACCCCGTGCTGCGAGCCCAGGACGGCGACGAATGCCTGGAGCTCCTGGCATCGGCAGCGAAGGCGGCGGCCTCGGAGAGCTTCGCCCTCGTGCTGCTCGACCTGAGCCTGCCGGGCACGGACGGGCGAGACGTGCTGCAGGCCCTGCGCGCCGTCCCGAACCTGCGGCGCTTGCCGGTGGTCGTTTTGACGACGAGCGGCAGCAGCCGCGATTGCGATGCGTGCTACGAGGCGGGGGCGAACGCGTTTCACAAGAAGCCCGTGCGCTTCGACGAGCACCTCGCCGTGCTGGAGGAGATCTTCCGCTACTGGTGCCGGCACGTCGTGCTACCGGCGGCCGAGCTGCGCCCTCGAGTGAGCCATTGA